The region CAGCCGCTGTCGTAGGCTCCGTTTCTTGGCCCGGCATCGCACTCCTCGCCAGGATCGATGTACCCGTTGCCGCAGACAGGGGCCTTTTTGCAGTCGTCGGTGCAGCCCGAATTGAGCTCACCATTGAGAGATCCAAGATCGCACTCCTCGGGCCAGTCTACAtgtccatcaccacaacaaGAGACCTTCTTGCAATCTTTGGAGCAACCGGAGTTGAACTCACCATTGCGATGGCCCAGATCGCATTCCTCGGGGAATGCCACAATCCCATCACCGCAGCAGGGAACCTTCTTGCAGTCCTTGGAGCAGCCAGAGTTGGGTGCTCCGTTGAGCTCTGGGCCGAGATCGCACTGCTCATAGGGCAACTGGACCATCCTGCACAAGGTGAAGGGTTAGTCATGTCCAAGTCCGAAGGATCAAATTTCAAACACTTACCCATCACCACAGACTCCACCACAATGGGTAACATTGCGGCACACAGGGTAGCTTGGTCGAGGGGTAGGGTCGTGGGTGGCGGTAACATGGGTGGTAGTTGTCGTGTTCACATAGATACGGGTACAGCTGGCCCCTCCCATGAAGAGGGCGAGCAAGATCTTGTTGTGAAGCATCTTGAGGCGCCAGGCTGGTTGCTAACTTTTGAGGTCGAGAGATTTGTATGAGTGACGGATGGATGGGGTTCCGTCGAGTTCAGAGACTCTTTATAGACTGAGAGAGACTTCCAAATATTGTTTGGCCTCATCTCACATGACGGCAATCGACCTGAGTACTAAGAAAAGAATCTCATCGTTGTTCGTTTACACTGCCATAATGAGCCTAGGGCTGAAGTCATGACACTTTTGGATACTTGACAGCAAAATTGGATACCTGCCCATGATACGACGCCCGAATCATCTGCTTTCGGCGTTCCTCGTGCCCTGCCTGCTAGCTTATACAGAAACGCTGGATGAACTGTCGGCTCTCGCTGTGTGGCTTGTTCATTTCGGATCTTGTGAACAAAGCAGGTTGAAGGCAGTGctccggtggtggagaagagaTGGCAGGACCTGAACTCGTATTTGGCTCATTACCTATTGTGAGTCTGTCTTTGACAAATAAGGTTATTTGGCCACAGCTGAAGTACATCATCTCTATCACAATGACTTGGCTTATTCTGAAGCTGGCTGAGCATGTCGTTAGTGCATTGATCTCTGAACAAACAGCGAGAATTCTTTAGTTGGGTGAAGTGGGTGGAATGAGGGTGTCAACTGGTGCCAGTAAGATTCGAGTAGAAAATGTAATGGCTGATTGTGTATGACACTGCGCGACTTGGAAAACGCAATCGGACGTAAAGAATGATGGAAAGGTGGCTCAGTATCGTGCCTTTTCCTTTCGGCTGGCCGTGAGCCgaaaagatggtggtgagaccTGCAGACGTAAAGACGTAAACCCGAGGCTTTGGTTCATCGTTCTTGCCATTCGGCTGAGTTCGCCTTCTGATTCGTTATTACCTTCAGGGAGGGCTGAGATTACCTAGTCTCTCAAAGATACCTGGTATTCATTCCTATAACGAATACGGCGCCACCTGAAAGAAAGCTCTATAGTTGGAACCTTACGTAACTCGACCATTGTTCGATAATTATGACTTATGACCAGAGTAAAACGGGCTGGGCTCTTGATTCTTCTCAGCCCCggaacagcaccaccaccatcgtccGGATAATTCAAATCCGATGATTGGTTGATATCAGCCGTCGGCCAAAGTTGACAGGTGACATTTCCCTGACGCAATCGATTTGCTCTTTTACATTTCCTGCGCCAGTCCCGAACTCAGATTGTGAGACACAAGAAGCAGTTGTGCACCCCATCGGTTCGGCATATTGATACCCAAAGACTGACACGTAATTTTCACTCTGCGGTCCCGTTGATGTAGCTCACCGTCAGCCAATAGTACTTAGGCCTGAGCGGTAGGACGATTGAAACCAGGCTTTGATTTGGTTGGTGGCTTCCACGCAATGTAAAACTAGTGGCGGCTAACGAGACGGATAGGGTCTTAGGTCTGAGCAGTCGGGAAGGTTTCGGGGGCAATTTTGTTGGCAGGTAGACAGACACCTGTTTTGATGGTTGACGGGAACTGTATGTGGGCTGAAGTGGGCTCTTTTGAGTTGGTTCTGTGGCCGCCTTGCACCGCAGAAAACATAGGAAAAGCTCGCTGCTCAACAATTGAAATCTTCTCAAGGCAAGAAGTTGTGGTCCTCTTGGCGGACGATAATTATTCGATATTGATCATGGGGTATTCGCAGACGCTTTGTAACTTACGAAGCCTCATCTCTTGCCTGGAGATACCGACTTTGGAGTGGCTAAGCCAGAAAGTAAGCCAGCACGCTCGGTAGCGGCTCAAGTCAAGATATTCAAATTCAACACTCCTTTTTCTCTCCACGGGATCAGCTCCGTCTTTCGGTGGACCGCTGCCACTGGCCATCTGCGAACCGTGTTTCATGCAGGCTGGCCAGTAGAGTGGAAAAGCCATGGTCTTGCGAGAAGCCAAGATCGGCAGATATGTTTCGGATAGCAACCACCGCTTGCTGCGATGCAAGTCTCACAAAAAATCATTTGCAAAAAGCAACTTATCGGTGGAACTGGGCCATCTTCCGGACTGGTGGCGTTAGGGTTTCTTCCATGCAACAcatcacaccaccatcacgtTGTGATCTACCGCTCAGACAAACCATCCAATCATAGAGGGCGTGTGGCTCAGTTGGTAGAGCGTTCGCTTAGCATGCTTCAGTGTATGCGAAAGGTCCTGGGTTCGATTCCCAGCCCGTCCAAACGTTcaatacttttattttttgcTCATCTTTCATAAGCCAGAAAATCCACATTGTGGTGGATACATCATCAATGCCCTGCCTGATCTGCCCGTTTGTCACCTGGTCAACTTAATAGCTGTGGAGCTCGGGAAAGGGGTCAAATAGGGGTGCTGACGATAGTACAATCTGGCCCAGTAGATCTTGACCACGACATAGAAACAttaagtaggtaggtagattTGGGATGCGAAGGGGATATGACCAAGTACCTTTAAATCAAAGTTGCCAGCccaggaaaaaaaaggacgCTCATTCTGTAATCTTTCACCACCAAAATATCACGACATGATGACCCCCCCGTATTATGATTAAACCCACTCCAGTGAGTCTTCCTCAGCTTGACTGTTTTCAAGTCCCGTCCAGTTGGCGAGAATCCTCAACGtcgtccaccacctctctccAAAATCGCGCACCTCTGCCGATATTTCCTGGATCTCTTCGAATTGGAGAGCCCTTTGGTCGACAACTGATCCATCTACATCCAAGTAAAGTTGGCTGGGGTCGTCGCCCAGATGGTGGTAGTATTGACCGAGTGTGCGGGCATAGTATCTTGCCTCGGACTGGGGCAACTCCTTCAAcatcgcctcctcatccgttGCCGACTCGAAGGTCCATACCGTTGCGTCGAGGTGGTCGAGCACTGTGGGAGATCGAAGCTCCCACTTCCCATCTGAAGGCCTTTGCTCCAGTTGGGTTCGCCACTCCTGGGTGACAAAGTTGAGTATGCCGCCGTGAGTGCAGACTACAATCCGTGGGGTGTCATGCCTCCCTTGTGCTTGATGAACCGACAGGACTTTGGCGGCCCACTCCCGGAGCCAGATCCGAGCCTCCTTCACTGCCTGGTCAATGCTGGCAAGATCCGGGATGTCGGTAACAGCACAGGTCCGATCTTCATCCGTCTGCCATCTGTTCTCGACACCCTCTGGCCAAACCATCCGGGTAATATCCACCTCCTGCTCATTGAGAATGGTAAGAGCATCTTCATCCGTGCCGCCCTTGAGTCTCAAAAATGTTACCGACTGTCGCGAAGGGGCATTCTCGCGAACAGTCGGTATTCCGGGTATGTCCGATGGTCTTGTCGACGCTTCCATAAGGCCGGGATGGACGTAGATGCTCTTCTCAAGCTCTGGCACCCTGGGGTTCATAGGAGGCTCGCCCTGAGGGGCATGGAAGGGGCCCACGAGCTGGAAGGATGGGCAGAGACCTTGAATGGTCTCTATCGTCCTTGTGCATGGCGACGAGACCAACAAGTAGACATTGTCTAGCTTCCCGGGCACATCCTTGTTGTAATCCAGGCAGGTCTGCGCCCCCGCGTTCGTCAAACCATCCGGCAAGAAGAAACTCGTCCTCACggtctctctcctcttctcgaCGATGTGTTCCAGGTCCTCCAGACTCTCTAGTGGCGGGTAGTCGAGATTTGTCGGTACCTCGGCAACCGATTCGGCATGTCGTTGAAAAACGATGTGCACTGATGTGATGTCGGGCACGGTTGGGATTGAACCCATGATTGATTGATGGAGGGATCGTAAGCTTGAGGGCTGTTGCAGATGAGTATTGGGGTTTCCAAGAAGATGGATCCGaagcggtgatgatgggtaGCAAGAGAGCAGCCAGCTAGGGGGTAGTGTCTTTTTTTATGCTGATGGGTGTCGTCCCTACACCCCCTCGCATCTGCACTGCATCGTGGAGGGACAGGTTCGGCAGATGAGGGGTACGCCGCGAGACACAAAACCGCTGAGTGCCAGAGGGTTATGCGGCTGGTGTTAATAGTTCAGAAACATGCCACAGCAAAGCCGGAGGTGCAGTCCAATCGGACTGAGCGGTCGGCATGTCAATCGGCGGTGCCTACtcggtttttcttttcttttttcttgtccGTCCACATCATTGCAAATTTGATGGGTTGGCCCAGGTGGGTGATCTGGTCTGAAATGGGGTACGGAGTACATACTGCCTCGCGGATGGATGCAGTCGGTGGGTCGTAGCGTAGCGGGCGACCGGGACAGGTGGGGGTGGAAAAGCAAACATGAACGGGCAAACTGACATGCTGCCACCAAATTCTCTCCAGGCTGCAGCTACCAGCTCTCTAGCTTCCAGCCCAGCGTTGCTGCTTCGAATCGGAAAAGACTCCGTCGACAACCCCCTCCTGTCTCAacttttgctgctgcctgCCGGCATTTGGTCACACTATATCGTCATTATATTACGGGACATACAGGACAACTACTCTCGTGGATTTtacgaggaggtggaggggatcCATTCAATGTGCCCTGTGTTGTACTTGATAAAAAGGATAACGCCCCTCCCAATCGAACACAGCAGCCAGCTTTGTGGTTGGTCCAAGTGGTGCGAGTGACAGCACCCACCtctgtcctcctcccccgtaATCTAGCAGCTGGGTGACATTGAAGGATGGCCAGGGTCAAGATTATCCCCGAGTCTCGATCCAACCCCAGTCCATCCCCCAGATACGGCGCGCCCAATCATCATCGCCGCGATCTCCATACAACCTGCAGCCAGTCATCTGCGTCCACTTGCATAATCCGGGGCGGAGACCCTATTGCGCATCAATTTTGCGATATTGTCGATGCCTCATCATATTCTACCCAGTGCCCAGATCAACTCCAGCACGCAAGGCCATAGCGCACCCGAGGGGCTTTgacacaaacaaaacacTATTTAATTGCTTCCTGTGTGCGAGGAGAATCTAGCGGAATCAGGTACTAGCCCGTGGGTCCCGGAAAGGGGAAGAGTCTTGTGGTGAATGCGGCAAGAAATGTCGTTTCTTTGTTCTGAGCTTCCGGTCAAGCTCCTTCAACCCGAATCGTTGTTTGCTGCCAAAATGTTCATATTCAACCTGctttggtggttgtttggcCTTCACCGTCTTTTCTCGAACCCCGCAAGATAGATGTATTGTTGCTCATCATGCCACCAAAAGAGGACACTCGCAATGCTAATAATAGtcccgatgatgatgatggccaaGCTACGGTTGACCCTAGAGGTCTAGCGCCAGCATGGGCAGCAAACAGGACGGATCTGATTGAAAGTCTTCCTTTCTTTAGGCAAGCGCAACAGGGGATCTATCAACATAACAAAATAATACGTGGGGTATTGCTTGATGGCCGCGAGGGGGAACACAGCCACTTTGACGACGATATAGTCATCATAAAACTCGATGCCGGCGGTGACATTACCAATTCTGGCTACATGCGACAATCCACATCCAGGCTGGAGGCGGCACAAAGAGCCAAAGATGAGCAGAGTCCTGTTGGGCTGATTCTTGGTAAATGCCAATCTAACCCTAACGACCCAACTTTGTTGATGCACCGTAAAGCTAAGCTGCAAATTCTCTATTTTCAAGGATCCAATTCCGACAACCTACACCTCCGAATAGCACCCGCCAAGCCATGCAGATACGCGGTGCTCGGAGAATATGTTCTAACCGATCTCTGGCATGAGTATCAAGAAGGTGGAGATGCCACAGTGACGATGGCCCGGTACCAGAGACGGCAGTTCCTTCAACCACCGTGGTGGAAGGCCAACAATATTGCCTCGGCTCGCTATCGAGATCAAAAGCAACGTCAGGTGCAAATTATCAGCGACCGAAAACCCACACGCAGCAGAGTTTGCGAAGAATGTGGAGAACCATCACCGAAAAGATACAAAGTCTGGGTGTGCGCCAACCCACGATGTGAGAAATTCTCAACGGCAGAAAACGGGGAGGTTTTGTCCGAGGATGTTTTATTCTCCACGCATTGGCTGCTTGAGAGGGTAGCATCAACCGGCGAGGCAGGCCTTGACTTCGGATCCAACCGACTCAGACGCCCAACACAGCTAACTGACATGCGAAAGGGGTCAGTCTGCCCTAAATGCAGGAAATGTGTTTCGCGATTCCACTGGGCGTCGTGGATCTGTGAAGGACCATACGGGTGCGGTCACGCCGTCTCTCTGACTGTCGATATACCAGAACTCCAAAACCTCTTGAAAGAACGATCAAGAGGTTTCACTCAAGCCAGACATCCATTTCACAGCCTCCACGATCCCCGAAACCTTGAGCGGGAATACATCAGCCACGGGATTACTTTCATTGAGTTTAAGCATGAAATGCCCGGTGGAAGCGTgatcaagctcctcaagtCCCGACCCCCCCGTACAGCTACCCCAGGCACGATATTCGACGATCTATTCAACAGTATCATCTGGGAGGCCAATCACGGAAGCCACCTTGATCTCCAGCGCCATACAGCGTCGAATAGATTCACAGGCACCAGGATCAACAGATACGAGATCAGCTTTGGAGAGAAAGGGGACCCGAGTGCATTTTATCCAGTGGTCCCTTTGGAAAATGCACCCGCGTCTGTTCAAACGGTGCTTGAAATACTCACAGAGCTGTTGGAGGAAGATATACAGGATACGACGGTGAAGCGTACTGAAAAGACCCAGGAGCCCTGGTTGTTGACAGTCACCGCGTACGTGGGCGGTGAACAAAAGGAATATTTCAAGCCTGCTGGATATAACAGAGCCGGAGACGTGACGGCAACCCTGTGCTTGGGAAGCCCGGTGAGAATGAGATGGCGATACAGCCCTGATTACTGGAACCACACTCAGGCAGGACGGGTGCTAGATGGCTCCCCGTTACCAGAAACGAAGCACTTCGCCGCTCTACAACAACTCAAGGGAAGAAAAATGTCGCGCGGTGAATACAAAAAGCAGAGACAGGAGATACTGGACAGTTCTGATGGTCAATCACGGCCTCGCAATGAGATTCCGACATATTTGACTGCTGATTTGACGCATGGTGATATCCTGATCACAGAGGGTGATGCGATAGGGTCGCGCTTTGACTCGGCGGTGGAGCCACAGGGACTTTTACACATTCGACTGACAACGTTCAGGGTACAagatggcggtgatgacggaagaggaagagaaaacaGCGCGGCGAGACGGAGCACCTCTCGAAGTCGCTCAAGGGGAGGCAATTCCGCACGAGCCACAAAGGCTCAGAGGGTGTCTTCTAGAACGAGAGGAACGCCGGAAAGAACATTAAAACGGATTACAAAGGGTCCCTCCAAAACACGGAGAGGCTCTTCCGAAAAccgacaagaagaaagcGCAGTGGAAGCAGAGAGCTCAACGCCATCCGTACCAAGACGTCGAGGCAGAAAAGCTGGTTCTCGCCAGAAGAatcagaaaagaaagagcaCGTCATCAGATCCCTCCAAAACGCCCAATTTGAAAACAAGGAGAGCGGCAAAGGAAGCAAGGGATGTAGGTGAACAAAATGAAGCCCAACGATCAACAGTCATATTAACAATTTTACTATAGAGGACAAAAGCTCAATCGGGACACTCGGAATCAGTGTCCTCTTCGAATGTGTCCATAATGTCTTCCTCCGATGGCGAAGACCAAATACCCAAAAGGCAAAAGACACAAGCTACGCTTACTACAAAAACCGTGAGTGCCCCAACGGGGCCTAAGCTTAAGTCGATTCTCAGAACTGCCGCCAGTATGAAACCGAAGAGAACCTCGAAAACATCGAGGTCAGACTCCCCCGACATACTCACGACTCTTCAACCATCTAGTATTGCCGCCACGACCTCAAAACTGAGGTCAAACTCACCCGACATACTCACTACCTCACACCAACCATCTCACACTGCCTCTGGACACATTCCAACTCTTTCACGGAGAAGATTCATATATAAAACCCCTAAAAAGCCACAAACCAGTCCACTAAACGCGAGAGAAATAGAATATGTCGAAACAATCTTGCACCCAGGTCCCGTGCCAACCGACTTGAATTCCACGACCAAGGTTCTGAACAAGATTAACCCACCTGGTCTTGAGGGAAGGTCTGTACCGCCGTTGCCTGTACCGCTCAGGCGCAACCCTCGGCCTGTGATACCATCATCAATACTGAAACCTAGGTGCGGAAGTGCTGCTCCTGTCGTTGGCTCAAAGTCACCTGAGAAGcgcacagcacagcacttACCTTGGGAAATCGACACACTAGGGGTTCCTGTTCCTCCCACGCTGCTGTCAAACCCAATACAGGACCAAGAGCGTACGGGCGGCACTGGAGAGTCCAAAGCAAATCATCTCGCACCCACAAGTCCGAACACCCACGAGTCTCCCACCTCTTCAAATCCCCAAGTCAAGACGCCCCTCCTTCCCAGCCCACCGCCTCTCAAAATTACCATCGAGAACAACAGCCTCGTCAGCCCCCCAATCAGCAGCACCCCCACACGACATCTTCCGGCCACCGCTCGAAGGacaagcaccaccatcccacccgCCAGCCCAACCCTCAACCGCCAGCGTTCCCTACAACTGCAAGACCCAAACCTCAaagtcatcaccatctcgccctctccatccccctccccagccccagAGCCTCAACCTTCAGCCCAAAACCATGACCGaaacagctcctccagctcatcctcatcctcatccgaagacgaagacgacaacGGCGCCTCGTACAAACTACCGGCCCCGGACACGACGcggtcgaggtcgaggtcgaggtcgcTGTGGGGAAGATTGTGGGGGTCGTGAGATTTCTGCTTGGAAATGGGGGCCGATTGAGGGCGGGGAACAAGTTGGGATTTTGTGTAGGAGGGATGCTAGAATGGACCAGCACGGTCCACGCTTCACCTCCATACATGCCCCTATAGGCATGTTTGAAAAGTTTTGCTGGGGTCGGTGCTGGCCTCACAAATGTTCAGCAGGGTGGCAATGCTGGATCCCCAAAGATGTTGTCATTTATCAACAGGGTGGTTGGCGTGCACGCCCAAGGGACAGTTGAAGATATAAGCAGGAACacggggttgttgttgtatgGTCATAAAGGGCAACGTCTGAGCTATAACTGAGATACTTTATAGTTAACCTTGTCCTCCCATCTCCACACATTACTGTATTATAGCCTTACAGAAGTCTCCCTTTTCCCCAGAGGCGACACACACAGAATTCAGAGGCCAGCATTGAGTCTCCACCGAACTGCGTTTTATTGAAACTTGTGACACTCCACGCGTTTATGAGAGACCTCGTTACCTCCGGCTTACCGACTGGTATCCAGTACATACCTTCCCACCACTTTGTTCTCCCTCATGGCATCAAACACACCACCGAGCTCGCTCATACCCACCACTTTGACCGGTGCCCTCACCAGCCCACGGAGGAAGAAGTCTATCGCCTCCACCATATCCTGTCTGTTCCCAACATAAGACCCCTTCACCtgcaccatcctcaccacgGTGTCGAACACCGGCATGCTCACCTTGGCACCCGCTGGCATGCCAATACAAACCACCGTCCCATGAGATCTCACATACCCGGTCGCCTGTTGAAACGGCTTCTCCATCGGGGCCAGTAGCAAAACCCCATGCGGTCCCAGCCCATCCGCCGTGGCCGCCTTGACATCCGCCACCAGGTCCTTGCTCTTCAAATAATCCACATACACCTCGGCCCCCAACTTCTTGCAgctctcccccttttccggACCCCCGTCAATAGCAATGACGTGTAGGCCCATAGCCTTGGCGTACTGTGTCGCCAAActtcccaaaccaccacccgcgcCCACAATGGCCACATACTGCCCCGGCCGGGCCTCGCTCTGCTTGAGCCCAGTGTAGACCGTCAGACCCGCACACAGGATGGGCGCAGCAGCGTCCAACTCAACCCCTTTATCCTTGGGGATCTTGGCCACATGCGAGGCGTTGGCGACAGCGTACTGCTGGAAGCTGCCATCGACCGTGTACCCCGAGAGCTGCGCCTCGCTGCAAAGCATCTCCTGAGCTTGCATGCAAAAGGTGCAGTGGTGGCAGGTGGAGTTGAGCCAGGGGATCCCCACGTAGTCTCCGACATCGACGCCCTGGCCCGAAGCAACCAGGCTTCCTTTGGCCACCACGACGCCGGCGCCTTCGTGACCGCCCACCAGGGGGGTCTTGCGGGGCAGGGGCCAGTCGTTGTTGAGGGCGTGGAGGTCGGTGTGGCAGACGCCCGAGTACAGAATATGGATCAGGATTTCTTGGGGGCCCGGAGTGGGGACGGGGATGGTTTTTAACGTCATCACTGGCGCCTTTTGTTAGCGTGTGAACATCTGGTAATGGAGAAGACTTGAGGGGAGACTGCACCGCCATCGGCCGTGATGACCTGAGCCTTCTGCTCTTTGGGGATATCGGGGGCCATTGTGGATTGCTGGCGAGAGCAGAACAAGCTTGATGAGGGAAACAGTGAGAGGAGGAACAGTtagaaaaagagagaacgAACTTCAGTGATAGCA is a window of Podospora pseudopauciseta strain CBS 411.78 chromosome 1, whole genome shotgun sequence DNA encoding:
- a CDS encoding hypothetical protein (EggNog:ENOG503PYD3), with translation MGSIPTVPDITSVHIVFQRHAESVAEVPTNLDYPPLESLEDLEHIVEKRRETVRTSFFLPDGLTNAGAQTCLDYNKDVPGKLDNVYLLVSSPCTRTIETIQGLCPSFQLVGPFHAPQGEPPMNPRVPELEKSIYVHPGLMEASTRPSDIPGIPTVRENAPSRQSVTFLRLKGGTDEDALTILNEQEVDITRMVWPEGVENRWQTDEDRTCAVTDIPDLASIDQAVKEARIWLREWAAKVLSVHQAQGRHDTPRIVVCTHGGILNFVTQEWRTQLEQRPSDGKWELRSPTVLDHLDATVWTFESATDEEAMLKELPQSEARYYARTLGQYYHHLGDDPSQLYLDVDGSVVDQRALQFEEIQEISAEVRDFGERWWTTLRILANWTGLENSQAEEDSLEWV
- a CDS encoding hypothetical protein (COG:S; EggNog:ENOG503Q4FQ); the protein is MPPKEDTRNANNSPDDDDGQATVDPRGLAPAWAANRTDLIESLPFFRQAQQGIYQHNKIIRGVLLDGREGEHSHFDDDIVIIKLDAGGDITNSGYMRQSTSRLEAAQRAKDEQSPVGLILGKCQSNPNDPTLLMHRKAKLQILYFQGSNSDNLHLRIAPAKPCRYAVLGEYVLTDLWHEYQEGGDATVTMARYQRRQFLQPPWWKANNIASARYRDQKQRQVQIISDRKPTRSRVCEECGEPSPKRYKVWVCANPRCEKFSTAENGEVLSEDVLFSTHWLLERVASTGEAGLDFGSNRLRRPTQLTDMRKGSVCPKCRKCVSRFHWASWICEGPYGCGHAVSLTVDIPELQNLLKERSRGFTQARHPFHSLHDPRNLEREYISHGITFIEFKHEMPGGSVIKLLKSRPPRTATPGTIFDDLFNSIIWEANHGSHLDLQRHTASNRFTGTRINRYEISFGEKGDPSAFYPVVPLENAPASVQTVLEILTELLEEDIQDTTVKRTEKTQEPWLLTVTAYVGGEQKEYFKPAGYNRAGDVTATLCLGSPVRMRWRYSPDYWNHTQAGRVLDGSPLPETKHFAALQQLKGRKMSRGEYKKQRQEILDSSDGQSRPRNEIPTYLTADLTHGDILITEGDAIGSRFDSAVEPQGLLHIRLTTFRVQDGGDDGRGRENSAARRSTSRSRSRGGNSARATKAQRVSSRTRGTPERTLKRITKGPSKTRRGSSENRQEESAVEAESSTPSVPRRRGRKAGSRQKNQKRKSTSSDPSKTPNLKTRRAAKEARDRTKAQSGHSESVSSSNVSIMSSSDGEDQIPKRQKTQATLTTKTVSAPTGPKLKSILRTAASMKPKRTSKTSRSDSPDILTTLQPSSIAATTSKLRSNSPDILTTSHQPSHTASGHIPTLSRRRFIYKTPKKPQTSPLNAREIEYVETILHPGPVPTDLNSTTKVLNKINPPGLEGRSVPPLPVPLRRNPRPVIPSSILKPRCGSAAPVVGSKSPEKRTAQHLPWEIDTLGVPVPPTLLSNPIQDQERTGGTGESKANHLAPTSPNTHESPTSSNPQVKTPLLPSPPPLKITIENNSLVSPPISSTPTRHLPATARRTSTTIPPASPTLNRQRSLQLQDPNLKVITISPSPSPSPAPEPQPSAQNHDRNSSSSSSSSSSEDEDDNGASYKLPAPDTTRSRSRSRSLWGRLWGS
- the ADH1_1 gene encoding alcohol dehydrogenase (EggNog:ENOG503NW0B; COG:Q), which produces MAPDIPKEQKAQVITADGVMTLKTIPVPTPGPQEILIHILYSGVCHTDLHALNNDWPLPRKTPLVGGHEGAGVVVAKGSLVASGQGVDVGDYVGIPWLNSTCHHCTFCMQAQEMLCSEAQLSGYTVDGSFQQYAVANASHVAKIPKDKGVELDAAAPILCAGLTVYTGLKQSEARPGQYVAIVGAGGGLGSLATQYAKAMGLHVIAIDGGPEKGESCKKLGAEVYVDYLKSKDLVADVKAATADGLGPHGVLLLAPMEKPFQQATGYVRSHGTVVCIGMPAGAKVSMPVFDTVVRMVQVKGSYVGNRQDMVEAIDFFLRGLVRAPVKVVGMSELGGVFDAMRENKVVGRYVLDTSR